The region TTCTGGGGAACTAATATTACGTATGTAGGATATACTTTCTTATTTCTTGGGCTTTTCGTTTCATTGTTCTGGAAAGGAACTCGTTTCTGGCAATTAAATAAAATGTTGAAAGATATAAGTAAGAAAAAAGCTGTTGCTGTAGCATTTTTATTATTTTCTTTTAGTGCTTTAAATGCACAGACCTATGATGGCAGCAAAGGAGAAATCGATATGCACGGACAAGAGTCCCACGGAGCTCCTAATGTTAAGAGTGTAGAAGGGGGAATGACAGCCGGTCCTATGAAGCCCAAAGTGTTGGACCCTGAAACTGTGGTTAAAGAATCCCATATTAATAAAGAGCATGCAGATAAGTTTGGTTATGCATTGGTACAAAATATAGAAGGGCGTATTGTTCCTGTTAATACACTGGCATTGGATGTTCTTAGAAAGTTGTATAAAAGAGATTCTTTCCACGGAATGGATGCGAACCAATGGTTCTTGTCCATCACGACTAATCCTTTTATGTGGACACAGGTTCCAATTATCAAAGTAACGACAAAGGGAGGCAGCGAGCTATTAAGAAAAACAAAAGCAAATGAAGACGGCTATACAACATTATTGAACCTTTTCCCAATGGATCCTGCTACAGGACAGCCTCGTTTTGTCTTGGAACAAGATTATAATATTGCTTTCCGCAAGAAACCGGTAGAGCAAAGTATGTATGATAAAGGAGTTATTGAAATGAATGACCTGGTACAGGTTTTTAACGGCATACTTTCTGGTCAGTATATGCGTATAGTTCCTGTGCCGAATGATAATAACCATACATGGCATTCATGGCTGGATAATAAATTCGAGCCGGATGAAGCTTCCCAGAAGGTTATGGGACCATATTTTGCAAGTGTTATAGATGCTACAAAAAATGGCGACTGGGCTACTGCGGATAAAGAATTGGTGAAATTACAGGACTACCAGCACAAGTGGGGATCGAAGATTATGCCTTCCGAAACTAAGGTAAATGTTGAGGTATTTATGAACGGATTGAATCTGTTCTTTAAGCTTCTTATTGGCTATACAATGATCGGAGGTCTATTGTTGATATTAGGTTTTATTTATTTGTTTAAACCAAATAAAATTCTGAAAATTGTAATAAATGTAATTATTTGGATTGGAGTTATTGGATATATAGCACATTTCTTTGGTCTTATTGGTCGTTGGTATGTTTCAGGACACGCACCCTGGAGTAGTGGTTATGAGGCTATTATGTTTATTTCGTGGGTTGGAATTACAGCAGGGCTTATACTCTACAGAAATTCCAATGTACTGATACCGGCAGCAGGTTTCCTTGTAGCGGTTATTATGATGGGATTTGCTCATGGTGGAGCGCAGCTTGATCCTCAGATTACCCCTCTGGTACCGGTACTTAAATCTTACTGGTTAATTGTACACGTGGCTATTATTGCTTCCAGTTACGGATTCTTTGCACTTTCAGCTATTATTGCAATGATTACATTATTGTTCTATATTGTGGCTAACTCTAATATCTATAAAAAGCATAATGATAAAACAATTAAGGAGTTAACCATTGTAAGCGAAATGTCTTTAACTATTGGTTTGTTTGCTCTTACAGTAGGAAACTTCCTTGGTGGTATATGGGCAAATGAAAGCTGGGGTCGTTACTGGTCTTGGGATCCTAAGGAAACATGGGCATTTATTTCCATTATTATTTATGCTTTTGTATTGCACATGCGTTTAGTACCAGGACTTAGAGGTAGATATACTTTCCATGTGGTGACGATGTTTTCATTCTGTTCTATGATTATGACCTATTTTGGAGTTAATTATTATCTGTCCGGATTACACTCTTATGCAGCTGGAGATCCAATTCCGGTTCCTGCGTGGGTATATATGAGCTTGTCTTTTATGGTTGCTCTAAGTATTGCGGCATGGTTTAAGTATAAAAAATTCCACAATGCTAAGTCTTCGCCTAATAATAAAATTAAGAGAAAAGAGGAAAGAACAGAAGTTGAACCTTAGTCTAAATAAAATAAATAGAAAAGCCAGAAATTATTCTGGCTTTTTTTGTTTGTGTAAATATTCTTATTTGATCTCTTTATAGGAATAACTAAGATTGGCCCATATTAAAAAATCCTGATCCGAAACCATTTCTGAAGGAGTTTTGAAAGGAGATATTTTTGATACTTCCTGGTGAGAAGTTCTCCCGAAATTGAGACCGCTTCTGCTGTATAAAGAAGAGTTGTCATTTTCTCTCGGAGCTCTGTGATAGACTATAACTCTTTTGTAAATAGTAAGCCCTGTTTTATCAGAAGTATGAAATCCAAAGAATTCTGGTTTAGTCCCGTCAAGAAATATAGAATCTTGCTTTGCTTTAATTTTGTATGCTCGTTTCAATTTACCATTTATAACAAATAAAGAATCTTTTTTGTAATCGATAACAAGCTTTTCATCCGAAGTATCCACTGAAAACCAATATTGGTTTAACATATTTACATCAACAGATGTTTCTGTCCCTTTGGGCCCTTTTAGAGAAACTCCGTTTTCAATTTTATAGCTGTTGTTAAACTGGTAAGTGTATGTTTTTTTTGCTATTGTTATTGGCGGTTTGGTGTTGTCTCCACCATCCCGATTATCATTGTTGCTACAAGAGCTTAGGTATCCGGTAAGGATAATTAGAAAAAATCGATTTATATGCATATATAGTAGTTTTAGAGGCTTGTGCTTTCGCTTCTAAAATTAGGAATATTCCTGGTAGTGGGACATTAAAATTGCTTAACCTGATTTTAATCATATTTCTAATTGTAGTGACTTTTTTAGTTTGTATGAATCAGATTTAAATTTTATACCTTCCTGCTTTCTTCTCTTTGTTTTCTTTTTTAGCGGGTCCATGTGCTAATGGTTTTCTTTCTATAATAGCAATCTTTAATCGTTCTTCTATAGCATGTTTTACGAAAGCATTTAATGTTATTCCCTGTTCATAAGCTTCCATGGCTGCCTGTCCATGCATGTCTGACGGAATACGTACATTAAATGCTCCGGTATATGGTTTTTGAGGTTCTATACCTTTTTCTTTACATGCTTCCAAGTATTCATCTATCCCGCTTTTGAAATCTTGTTCCAGTTCATCAACGGTTTGACCTTCATAAGAGATAAGACCTCTTATTCCTAAAACTTTTCCGAAAAGAATTTTGTCTATATCATTAAATTCAACACTTCCGGTATAATTTTTATATTTTAAAAAGCCCATAATTAAATAAAATTTTCCTTTTTAAGTTCTTCAATAATTTGTTTTATTGCATATTCTTTTAAAATAGGTTTAGGATGAGGCTTATGTAAGCGAATAGGAGCTTCCGTCTCCTTATGAATAAACATAACCCTGCTTCCTGATGTTTTTCCTTTTGTACTCTCTTTATATCCAAAATAATTTAAAATACTTAATAACTCAGTATAAGTAAAGTCTTTAGGTATGGATAATAATCGTTCGATGAGTTTGTCAATTTTAGTCATAACAAATTCTATGCAAATGTAACTAAATTTAGTTATAAAAACTATTTAATATTTTTGTTTGAATGCACTGTAAACAGTTAATGCTGTCATTAACCTTCTGACTATACCAAAGTGAAATCTTTTGCTAATTAGCTGCCTTTCAGTTGGCGGTTCAGTTATTCTATTCAATTCTTTATTAATTTTCTACATGAACTCTTCTTTTGTGGCAGACATATTTTTATCTTCCTCCATTATTTCATTAATTCGGTTAAAGAAATGACAGTATTCCAAATAGGCTTCTCCTATTTCTTTAGAATAGATGTCGTGCACTCGGTACATGGATATATAATTATCAATTTTTCTCTTATATAAACCTCATATTTTTCTTGTTTGTTTTTCATTAATTGCGTATTTTAATTTATATATTTAATCTTTTATGTTTATAATTGTAATTATATGCATTTAAAAATTAATTTATGTTAATTTAATAAATTATTTTTTAATTTAATTTTATTTCATATCTTTATGATATCAAATTAATATCAATATGGAAAAAAATCTGAAACCAATGTCTGGTTATCTGGCACTACTTATAAGTATCTTATTACTATTTGGTGCTGTAGCTCTTTTCTTTACAGGAATGCAGTATAATCCTTTCTTATCCGTTATGGGGGTATTGTGTTTTATTCTTGCAATATTTTTTATGAAAGGTCTTATGATTATCCAACCTAACCATTCCAGAGTGCTTAACTTTTTCGGAAAGTATGTAGGTACTGTTAAAGAGAACGGATTGTTCTTTATCAATCCTCTTTATTCTTCCCAAAGAATGAGTCTTCGTTCAGAAAACCTTCAGGGACAAACACTGAAAGTAAACGATAAAATGGGAAATCCTATTGAGATAGGAGTTGTTATAGTTTGGAAAGTAGGGGATACTTATAAGGCTGCTTTTGAAGTGGAGCGCTATACCGACTTTGTGAAAATGCAGAGTGAAGCAGCAGTTCGTCATTTGGCGATGAGTTTTCCTTATGATAATCTTGAGGATGATCATGCACCGATAACCTTAAGAGAAGGTGGTGATAAAATTAATCAGATTCTGGAGCAGGAACTTACAGACAGACTTTCAAAAGCAGGCATTGTAATTCAGGAAGCCAGAATCAGCCACTTGGCTTATGCCTCTGAAATTGCAGGAGCTATGCTACAACGCCAGCAGGCTACGGCGATTGTAGCAGCAAGAGCTAAGATTGTAGAAGGAGCTGTAGGGATGGTAGATATGGCTTTGAAGAAATTGTCGGAAGAAAACATAGTAGAGTTGGACGATGAAAGAAAAGCTGCTATGGTAAGCAATCTTATGGTTGTACTTTGTGGTGAGAAGGCTGCACAGCCTATACTAAATGCTGGTACTTTGTATAATTAAAATTTAGACCAGGCGAAAGCTTAACAGAAAAAATAGAAATTTTGAGTGCAAAAAAAAGCTTTGTCCTCCGGATTGATGAAGAAACTTATAAGCTTATTGAAAAATGGGCATCTGATGAATTCAGGAGTGTAAACGGGCAAATTGAATATGTTGTTCATCAGGCTTTGATAAAAGCCGGACGGAAAAAAGAAAAAGACAACGAAAAGCCGTCAGAAAAGTAAATAGATATATTTCTAATAAAAATGCCGTAGGGAAATTTTCCCTACGGCATTTTTTTATATAAGTTTCTTATTGTAATTACAAATATTCATCCGGAACCTGGATATTATTTTGTTTCAGATAGTCTAGAAGGCTTTCATGTTTCTGTTGCATATCGTTGGTACAATTTCCTGAAAGGCTGCAAATTTCGGAGGGGCTAATCTCCAGTATATCTGCAACTTTTAGTAAGGTTGTCATATTCATTTTGACTTTGCAGTTTTCTAAATCAGAATATGCTTTTTGGGAGATGCCCAGTTCCAGAGCCATGTACTCCTGGGTTAAATCTTTATTTCTCCGGATTTGTCTGATACTGTTGCCACATTCTTTCATCTCTTATGCTTTTAGTAGATTTCGGTATACTTTAGTAGTTGGTCTACTGGTACACCACAAAGATAACGAATACCTTTGAAACACAAATAAAACAGGTTGAAAATACTGTTTTTAGCGTAATTCTTTAGCTATTTTTTGCTAATCAGTTAGTGGAATATAACCTTATAAAATAAATACAGTAGAAAAATGGAGGCGCAAAAGTTTCATTATGACAACAATATTGTTCGGGCATTTTTATATGCAACAATAGCGTTCGGTCTCGTAGGCTTTCTTCTTGGGCTTACGGCAGCTTTAATGTTGTTCTACCCTGAATTACCGGAGTTTCTTTTCGGTACGGATGATACGACGATTCAGAGTTTAAGAAGCGGAAATATTCAGGGACTAATTAATACACAAGGGGCACTTGGTTTTGGCAGAATAAGAATGCTGCATACCAGTGCGGTAATTTTTGCTTTTGTGTGTAACTCGTTTTTCTGCGGTGCTTATTACAGTATGCAGAGACTACTGAAAACTAGGATGTATAGTGATACACTTTCATGGGTGCACTTCTGGTCCTGGCAGTTAATGATTGTAAGTGTGGTTATTACATTCCTTATGGGGATTAATACATCTAAAGAATATGCGGAACATGAGTGGCCTATCGACATCTTAATTACTTTCTCATGGGTCATCTTCGGTATCAATATGTTTGGTACTATTGCTAAGAGAAGAGTAAGACATTTATATGTAGCTATCTGGTTCTTTATTGCAACATGGATTGGGGTAGCATTACTTCATATTGTCAACAACTTAGAAGTTCCGTTAAACTTCTGGAAATCATATTCAGTATATGCAGGGGTAAAAGATGCATTAGTACAATGGTGGTATGGTCACAATGCAGTAGCATTTGTACTGACGACACCAGTATTGGGGCTTATGTACTACTTTATGCCGAAAGCTGCAGACAGACCAGTATTCTCCTATAAATTATCTATTATTCACTTCTGGTCTCTAATCTTCGTATACCTTTGGGCTGGTCCTCACCACCTTCAGTATACTTCTTTACCTGGCTGGGCACAGGCATTAGGAACAGGTTTCTCCATTATGCTTATTGCACCATCTTGGGGAGGTATGCTAAATGGTCTGCTAACATTAAGAGGAGCTTGGGATAAAGTAAGAGAAAATCCGGTACTTAAATTTTTCGTAGTGGCTGTTACATGTTATGGTATGGCAACATTCGAAGGACCGCTTTTAGCAACTAAATCTCTAAATAAAATTGGTCACTATACCGACTGGGTAATCGGTCACGTACACTTAGGTGCGTTAGGATGGAATGGTTTTATGGCTTTCGGTATTATATATTTCCTTGTACCATTAATGTGGAAAACCAAACTATGGTCTGTGAAGTTAGCCAACTGGCATTTCTGGCTAGGTACTCTGGGGATTATCTTCTATGCAGTGCCAATGTATATTTCAGGTTTCACACAAGGTTTGATGTGGAAGCAATTTAATCCGGATGGTACTTTGATGTACAAAAACTGGTTAGATA is a window of Elizabethkingia anophelis R26 DNA encoding:
- a CDS encoding type II toxin-antitoxin system HicA family toxin; translation: MTKIDKLIERLLSIPKDFTYTELLSILNYFGYKESTKGKTSGSRVMFIHKETEAPIRLHKPHPKPILKEYAIKQIIEELKKENFI
- a CDS encoding type II toxin-antitoxin system HicB family antitoxin, producing MGFLKYKNYTGSVEFNDIDKILFGKVLGIRGLISYEGQTVDELEQDFKSGIDEYLEACKEKGIEPQKPYTGAFNVRIPSDMHGQAAMEAYEQGITLNAFVKHAIEERLKIAIIERKPLAHGPAKKENKEKKAGRYKI
- a CDS encoding Arc family DNA-binding protein, whose amino-acid sequence is MSAKKSFVLRIDEETYKLIEKWASDEFRSVNGQIEYVVHQALIKAGRKKEKDNEKPSEK
- the ccsB gene encoding c-type cytochrome biogenesis protein CcsB, with the translated sequence MKKLQDILISTRTMAVLLLVYAISMAVATFIENDHGTPAAKALIYNAKWFELVMLLLIINFIGNIQRYRLLRKEKWPLLVFHLAFILIFIGGAITRYISFEGMMLIREGETSNQIVSEKQYFKIQIEDKGDILNYEDVPYIMSPLHHDFNATYDFRGEKFTVKTLDYIQRKKDSLVVSENGKNYLHLVSTNDQGRENIFIAPGEAKSVNGMLVAYNRKIEGAVEIHDENGFLQIKSPSDAQYMTMATQKTGVAKKDALDSLKLRSLYTIGDLKLVVPEGVKKGKLIEYEGDVKKDAATPDLLRLMVEGPKTKQPVDILVDKNNPNMAKQIMVDGKNIMLGFGPKVLQTPFSIKLDKFVMETYPGSNSPSAYESHVQIIENGKQTPYKIYMNHVLNHGGYRFFQAGFDPDRKGTHLSVNHDFWGTNITYVGYTFLFLGLFVSLFWKGTRFWQLNKMLKDISKKKAVAVAFLLFSFSALNAQTYDGSKGEIDMHGQESHGAPNVKSVEGGMTAGPMKPKVLDPETVVKESHINKEHADKFGYALVQNIEGRIVPVNTLALDVLRKLYKRDSFHGMDANQWFLSITTNPFMWTQVPIIKVTTKGGSELLRKTKANEDGYTTLLNLFPMDPATGQPRFVLEQDYNIAFRKKPVEQSMYDKGVIEMNDLVQVFNGILSGQYMRIVPVPNDNNHTWHSWLDNKFEPDEASQKVMGPYFASVIDATKNGDWATADKELVKLQDYQHKWGSKIMPSETKVNVEVFMNGLNLFFKLLIGYTMIGGLLLILGFIYLFKPNKILKIVINVIIWIGVIGYIAHFFGLIGRWYVSGHAPWSSGYEAIMFISWVGITAGLILYRNSNVLIPAAGFLVAVIMMGFAHGGAQLDPQITPLVPVLKSYWLIVHVAIIASSYGFFALSAIIAMITLLFYIVANSNIYKKHNDKTIKELTIVSEMSLTIGLFALTVGNFLGGIWANESWGRYWSWDPKETWAFISIIIYAFVLHMRLVPGLRGRYTFHVVTMFSFCSMIMTYFGVNYYLSGLHSYAAGDPIPVPAWVYMSLSFMVALSIAAWFKYKKFHNAKSSPNNKIKRKEERTEVEP
- a CDS encoding helix-turn-helix transcriptional regulator, whose protein sequence is MKECGNSIRQIRRNKDLTQEYMALELGISQKAYSDLENCKVKMNMTTLLKVADILEISPSEICSLSGNCTNDMQQKHESLLDYLKQNNIQVPDEYL
- the ccoN gene encoding cytochrome-c oxidase, cbb3-type subunit I, producing MEAQKFHYDNNIVRAFLYATIAFGLVGFLLGLTAALMLFYPELPEFLFGTDDTTIQSLRSGNIQGLINTQGALGFGRIRMLHTSAVIFAFVCNSFFCGAYYSMQRLLKTRMYSDTLSWVHFWSWQLMIVSVVITFLMGINTSKEYAEHEWPIDILITFSWVIFGINMFGTIAKRRVRHLYVAIWFFIATWIGVALLHIVNNLEVPLNFWKSYSVYAGVKDALVQWWYGHNAVAFVLTTPVLGLMYYFMPKAADRPVFSYKLSIIHFWSLIFVYLWAGPHHLQYTSLPGWAQALGTGFSIMLIAPSWGGMLNGLLTLRGAWDKVRENPVLKFFVVAVTCYGMATFEGPLLATKSLNKIGHYTDWVIGHVHLGALGWNGFMAFGIIYFLVPLMWKTKLWSVKLANWHFWLGTLGIIFYAVPMYISGFTQGLMWKQFNPDGTLMYKNWLDTVTAIIPYFKLRFLGGVLYLTGALLMVVNVFKTVRKGVFEKNVPAEAPALAVIGNDRKDGEPVHLWIERMPTVLSIGAFVTLAIGGAVEIIPTLSVKSNVPNIAAVKPYSPLELEGRDLYIREGCNSCHSQMIRPFRDEIVRFDGKNGQYSKAGEFIYDRPFLWGSKRTGPDLQREGNKNPDSWHFKHMYNPRVTSAGSIMPRFPWLITNELDRSEMVNKMKLMKNAFDVPYTKAQIDSANAWADNQASVIVQKIYSEAADIKEQVAQEKIAKGNKFIPIEKREIVALIAYLQRLGVDIKTTDVQTASIK
- a CDS encoding SPFH domain-containing protein, coding for MEKNLKPMSGYLALLISILLLFGAVALFFTGMQYNPFLSVMGVLCFILAIFFMKGLMIIQPNHSRVLNFFGKYVGTVKENGLFFINPLYSSQRMSLRSENLQGQTLKVNDKMGNPIEIGVVIVWKVGDTYKAAFEVERYTDFVKMQSEAAVRHLAMSFPYDNLEDDHAPITLREGGDKINQILEQELTDRLSKAGIVIQEARISHLAYASEIAGAMLQRQQATAIVAARAKIVEGAVGMVDMALKKLSEENIVELDDERKAAMVSNLMVVLCGEKAAQPILNAGTLYN